Proteins encoded within one genomic window of Bacillus sp. 1NLA3E:
- a CDS encoding glycosyltransferase family 2 protein translates to MNQKFKVCAVMVCFYPDINELSSNIMSIVGQVEKLVIVDNSEKPVLSDFLTEEHQVNKIEWVSLNQNLGIGAAHNVGIKIAVEENYDGIILLDQDSNPPDNLVNALVAGVEFLKGQGIKIACIGPDIFNKITNENYKPLINKGVELDGNFVEKDVLISSGKLLVANAVKDIGMMDETLFIDLVDFEWCWRAKKYGYRVFNSKDVKMGHMVGQKNIKILKVYNLLIPSPIRHYYQFRNSILLFKRDYVPAKWKIKALVERAIELFIYPLFVSPKIKRCRYIFKGIVDGIFNREGKYKNG, encoded by the coding sequence GTGAATCAAAAATTTAAGGTTTGTGCTGTAATGGTTTGTTTCTATCCTGACATCAATGAGTTGTCATCTAATATTATGTCTATCGTCGGGCAGGTAGAAAAATTAGTCATAGTAGATAACAGTGAAAAGCCAGTTCTCTCTGATTTTTTAACTGAAGAACATCAGGTCAATAAAATTGAATGGGTTTCTTTGAATCAAAATCTGGGTATTGGTGCTGCTCATAATGTTGGAATAAAGATAGCTGTTGAAGAAAATTACGATGGAATTATTCTTTTAGATCAGGATAGTAATCCACCGGATAATCTTGTAAATGCTCTTGTAGCTGGAGTCGAATTCCTTAAAGGCCAAGGGATAAAAATTGCCTGTATAGGTCCTGATATTTTTAATAAGATCACTAATGAAAATTATAAACCACTTATAAATAAAGGCGTAGAATTAGATGGGAATTTTGTCGAGAAGGACGTTTTGATAAGCTCTGGAAAACTTCTAGTAGCTAATGCTGTAAAAGATATAGGTATGATGGATGAAACCCTTTTTATTGATTTAGTGGACTTCGAGTGGTGTTGGAGAGCGAAAAAATATGGCTACAGAGTTTTTAATAGTAAAGATGTAAAAATGGGCCATATGGTTGGACAAAAAAACATTAAAATTTTAAAAGTGTATAATTTATTAATACCATCACCTATTAGACATTATTATCAATTTAGGAACTCAATTTTACTATTTAAAAGGGACTATGTTCCAGCGAAATGGAAAATTAAAGCATTGGTTGAAAGAGCGATTGAATTATTTATTTATCCGTTGTTCGTCTCTCCAAAAATAAAACGCTGTCGATATATTTTTAAGGGGATAGTGGACGGCATATTTAATAGGGAAGGTAAATATAAAAATGGTTGA
- a CDS encoding peptide ABC transporter substrate-binding protein, producing MKKNIIFLLSMVLILSMFLSMFYTAFFGKNENAKKVQIPEYVDQDLKININTEPTTLHPGLAADSVSGSVLLQTFEGLTRIDLWGRTVNAAASVVKISDDQKTYSFTLRDAKWTNGDPVIAKDFEFAWKWLLNPANHSENASQLYYIKGAEAFNKGKDSVEKVGVRAIDDKTLEVKLVNPTPNFLDLISKYTYFPINSKVAEKNPNWANEAGKQYTSNGPFELTEWTHNNKIVLKRNKNYWDTDTVRLKSISMLMVNDPNTELSMYENGELNLTGSPVEEVPSSDITQSIDGMYTLKLNTKFEPFNNKNIRKAFAFALNRQELVEHTKQMKSIPALATVPPALFQGNKKSFFKDNDVEKAKQCLQKGIEELGYKDTSELPVITLLINTNQVDKRIAQSIQDMWRKNLGVNVTLDSSSWNIQNEKVHTLDYEVSLMESLSSYSDPVNVLEPFLNANSINNGTGWENKEFQSLIRQSQIETDINKRQKLLKNAEGLLIEDMPVIPVSFFKIDLFQSENVRDVAVSKLGYVQYKWAHLEK from the coding sequence ATGAAAAAAAATATAATATTCCTTTTAAGCATGGTGCTTATTTTAAGTATGTTCCTTAGCATGTTCTATACTGCATTTTTTGGCAAGAATGAAAATGCTAAAAAAGTTCAAATCCCTGAATATGTAGACCAAGATCTTAAAATAAATATTAATACAGAACCGACGACATTACATCCTGGTTTAGCGGCTGATTCTGTCTCAGGATCCGTGCTTCTTCAGACTTTTGAAGGGTTAACTCGAATTGATTTATGGGGTAGAACTGTAAATGCTGCTGCATCAGTAGTCAAAATATCAGATGATCAAAAAACTTATAGTTTTACATTACGGGATGCAAAATGGACAAATGGTGATCCTGTCATTGCAAAGGATTTTGAATTTGCATGGAAATGGTTATTGAATCCTGCTAACCATTCAGAAAATGCATCTCAACTCTATTATATAAAGGGTGCGGAAGCATTTAATAAAGGAAAAGATAGTGTGGAAAAAGTAGGTGTAAGGGCAATTGACGACAAAACTTTAGAGGTAAAGCTTGTCAATCCAACTCCCAATTTTTTAGACTTAATTTCTAAATATACATACTTCCCGATTAACAGTAAAGTTGCTGAAAAAAATCCTAACTGGGCAAATGAAGCAGGAAAGCAATATACATCAAACGGACCATTCGAATTAACTGAATGGACTCATAACAATAAAATTGTTCTTAAAAGGAATAAAAATTATTGGGACACAGATACAGTAAGATTAAAGTCAATATCAATGCTTATGGTCAATGATCCAAACACAGAGTTATCTATGTATGAAAATGGTGAACTCAATTTGACTGGTTCTCCTGTTGAAGAAGTCCCTTCGAGTGATATTACTCAATCAATTGATGGTATGTATACATTAAAATTAAATACCAAATTCGAACCTTTTAATAATAAAAACATACGTAAGGCTTTTGCTTTTGCACTTAATCGTCAAGAGTTGGTTGAACATACAAAGCAAATGAAATCAATACCCGCTTTGGCCACTGTTCCCCCAGCGTTGTTTCAAGGAAATAAAAAAAGTTTCTTCAAAGACAATGATGTTGAAAAAGCAAAACAATGTTTACAAAAAGGTATAGAAGAACTAGGGTATAAAGATACATCTGAACTACCTGTGATAACTCTTTTAATTAATACAAATCAAGTGGATAAAAGAATTGCTCAATCTATCCAGGATATGTGGAGAAAAAATTTAGGTGTTAATGTTACCCTTGATAGCTCCAGTTGGAATATTCAAAACGAAAAAGTGCACACCCTTGATTATGAAGTTTCCCTAATGGAATCATTAAGCTCGTACAGTGACCCAGTAAACGTTCTTGAACCCTTTCTGAATGCTAATTCCATCAACAATGGTACAGGCTGGGAAAACAAGGAATTTCAATCTTTAATAAGACAATCTCAAATAGAGACTGATATAAACAAACGTCAGAAATTATTAAAGAATGCTGAGGGGCTATTGATTGAAGATATGCCTGTTATCCCCGTTAGCTTTTTTAAAATTGATCTTTTCCAAAGTGAGAACGTAAGAGATGTGGCTGTCTCCAAACTAGGTTATGTTCAGTATAAATGGGCTCATCTTGAAAAATAG